A part of Arachis hypogaea cultivar Tifrunner chromosome 12, arahy.Tifrunner.gnm2.J5K5, whole genome shotgun sequence genomic DNA contains:
- the LOC112726242 gene encoding uncharacterized protein isoform X1, protein MAPAPVGPKRGRDDGDGKPKKTVKGTSIVHRPAKEILTDEQIHECFRQFFNIQRFVPPDDGGRMCCGVGPYPMTDKYSQKLVKDMIQKSLRIYNRQNKLNFEFDKLVSVIDCAVAGLLFYIIFNARSGDDAPQTFYSRVWQTINDKLKVQFCAIGDAQLVHLRMLVLLRLKLWNLSLDSCYICVFIVSSQRKTLMLYNFNTHEIVQCVLVQ, encoded by the exons ATGGCTCCTGCTCCTGTCGGACCTAAAAGAGGTAGGGATGATGGGGATGGTAAACCGAAGAAAACGGTGAAAGGAACTTCTATTGTACACCGTCCGGCTAAAGAGATACTCACTGATGAACAAATTCATGAATGTTTTAGACAGTTCTTCAACATTCAG AGATTCGTTCCTCCTGACGATGGAGGTAGAATGTGTTGCGGAGTTGGACCCTATCCGATGACTGATAAGTATAGTCAGAAACTTGTGAAGGATATGATTCAGAAAAGCTTGCGAATCTACAATCGCCAAAAT AAGTTGAATTTTGAGTTTGATAAGCTTGTCAGCGTTATTGATTGTGCTGTTGCTGGCCTTCTGTTTTACATTATTTTCAATGCACGCTCTGGTGATGATGCACCTCAAACCTTTTACAGCAGAGTATGGCAAACAATCAATGATAAACTCAAAGTCCAGTTCTGTGCGATTGGTGATGCGCAG TTGGTACATCTCAGGATGTTGGTACTTCTCAGGCTTAAGTTGTGGAATCTGAGTTTGGATTCATGTTATATTTGTGTGTTTATAGTTTCTTCACAAAGGAAAACTCTGATGTTATATAATTTCAATACTCATGAAATAGTGCAGTGTGTATTAGTACAATGA
- the LOC112726242 gene encoding uncharacterized protein isoform X3, translating into MAPAPVGPKRGRDDGDGKPKKTVKGTSIVHRPAKEILTDEQIHECFRQFFNIQRFVPPDDGGRMCCGVGPYPMTDKYSQKLVKDMIQKSLRIYNRQNKLNFEFDKLVSVIDCAVAGLLFYIIFNARSGDDAPQTFYSRVWQTINDKLKVQFCAIGDAQEVGTSQDVGTSQA; encoded by the exons ATGGCTCCTGCTCCTGTCGGACCTAAAAGAGGTAGGGATGATGGGGATGGTAAACCGAAGAAAACGGTGAAAGGAACTTCTATTGTACACCGTCCGGCTAAAGAGATACTCACTGATGAACAAATTCATGAATGTTTTAGACAGTTCTTCAACATTCAG AGATTCGTTCCTCCTGACGATGGAGGTAGAATGTGTTGCGGAGTTGGACCCTATCCGATGACTGATAAGTATAGTCAGAAACTTGTGAAGGATATGATTCAGAAAAGCTTGCGAATCTACAATCGCCAAAAT AAGTTGAATTTTGAGTTTGATAAGCTTGTCAGCGTTATTGATTGTGCTGTTGCTGGCCTTCTGTTTTACATTATTTTCAATGCACGCTCTGGTGATGATGCACCTCAAACCTTTTACAGCAGAGTATGGCAAACAATCAATGATAAACTCAAAGTCCAGTTCTGTGCGATTGGTGATGCGCAG GAAGTTGGTACATCTCAGGATGTTGGTACTTCTCAGGCTTAA
- the LOC112726242 gene encoding uncharacterized protein isoform X2: protein MAPAPVGPKRGRDDGDGKPKKTVKGTSIVHRPAKEILTDEQIHECFRQFFNIQRFVPPDDGGRMCCGVGPYPMTDKYSQKLVKDMIQKSLRIYNRQNKLNFEFDKLVSVIDCAVAGLLFYIIFNARSGDDAPQTFYSRVWQTINDKLKVQFCAIGDAQVPSSFIHILGVSWHFNLFILIMTLLFVCLDTFLL, encoded by the exons ATGGCTCCTGCTCCTGTCGGACCTAAAAGAGGTAGGGATGATGGGGATGGTAAACCGAAGAAAACGGTGAAAGGAACTTCTATTGTACACCGTCCGGCTAAAGAGATACTCACTGATGAACAAATTCATGAATGTTTTAGACAGTTCTTCAACATTCAG AGATTCGTTCCTCCTGACGATGGAGGTAGAATGTGTTGCGGAGTTGGACCCTATCCGATGACTGATAAGTATAGTCAGAAACTTGTGAAGGATATGATTCAGAAAAGCTTGCGAATCTACAATCGCCAAAAT AAGTTGAATTTTGAGTTTGATAAGCTTGTCAGCGTTATTGATTGTGCTGTTGCTGGCCTTCTGTTTTACATTATTTTCAATGCACGCTCTGGTGATGATGCACCTCAAACCTTTTACAGCAGAGTATGGCAAACAATCAATGATAAACTCAAAGTCCAGTTCTGTGCGATTGGTGATGCGCAGGTACCATCATCATTTATCCATATTTTGGGTGTATCTTggcattttaatttgtttattctaATTATGACTTTGTTGTTTGTGTGTTTGGATACATTTTTACTTTGA
- the LOC112726242 gene encoding uncharacterized protein isoform X4, producing MAPAPVGPKRGRDDGDGKPKKTVKGTSIVHRPAKEILTDEQIHECFRQFFNIQRFVPPDDGGRMCCGVGPYPMTDKYSQKLVKDMIQKSLRIYNRQNKLNFEFDKLVSVIDCAVAGLLFYIIFNARSGDDAPQTFYSRVWQTINDKLKVQFCAIGDAQVN from the exons ATGGCTCCTGCTCCTGTCGGACCTAAAAGAGGTAGGGATGATGGGGATGGTAAACCGAAGAAAACGGTGAAAGGAACTTCTATTGTACACCGTCCGGCTAAAGAGATACTCACTGATGAACAAATTCATGAATGTTTTAGACAGTTCTTCAACATTCAG AGATTCGTTCCTCCTGACGATGGAGGTAGAATGTGTTGCGGAGTTGGACCCTATCCGATGACTGATAAGTATAGTCAGAAACTTGTGAAGGATATGATTCAGAAAAGCTTGCGAATCTACAATCGCCAAAAT AAGTTGAATTTTGAGTTTGATAAGCTTGTCAGCGTTATTGATTGTGCTGTTGCTGGCCTTCTGTTTTACATTATTTTCAATGCACGCTCTGGTGATGATGCACCTCAAACCTTTTACAGCAGAGTATGGCAAACAATCAATGATAAACTCAAAGTCCAGTTCTGTGCGATTGGTGATGCGCAG